Proteins encoded together in one Verrucomicrobiota bacterium window:
- a CDS encoding sulfatase-like hydrolase/transferase — MKKSKLLVASLLSFFCTFAVATEKPNVIVILADDIGFECYSGYGSEFYSTPNIDKLGDTGAQFTQAYSQPLCTPSRVKIMTGRYNFRNYVTFGRLDLAQPTFAKMVKDNGYSTCVAGKWQLSELDLEGPHEAGFDEYCLWHFTPEKKSKQQPSELFRNKGSRYKSPKLFRNGQLVPDTEGLYGPDLVTDYILDFIERKQDEPFLVYYPMFLVHSPFDPTPLSPDWEVTDKDRGGLAHFREMVSYMDKNVGRIVTILDQLGLRENTLILVTGDNGTNKAITSPFPGRGEIQGGKGLLTDAGTRVAFVANWLGQIEAGTTMDSLVDFADVLPTIGDVTGSTIPDGSDGQSFLPLLHGDTSKARPYNFISYSSGGPKDAPFRCFVRDQRWKLYADGRLFDVPNDWLEASPANGPEADKARKRLQPILDRILKDAPAGYIQYDPKATPPPDQE; from the coding sequence ATGAAAAAGTCTAAGTTGTTGGTGGCATCACTCCTGTCTTTCTTCTGTACTTTTGCGGTGGCAACAGAAAAGCCCAACGTAATCGTAATCCTGGCGGACGACATCGGCTTCGAATGCTACAGCGGTTATGGGAGCGAGTTTTATTCAACGCCCAACATCGATAAGCTGGGCGATACGGGTGCGCAATTCACACAGGCTTACTCGCAACCTCTTTGCACCCCTTCACGGGTCAAGATTATGACTGGGCGGTACAACTTTCGAAATTACGTTACTTTCGGCCGCCTGGATCTGGCTCAACCAACCTTCGCAAAAATGGTAAAAGACAACGGCTACTCCACCTGCGTGGCTGGTAAATGGCAGCTGAGCGAATTGGACCTGGAAGGGCCCCACGAAGCGGGTTTCGATGAGTATTGCCTCTGGCATTTTACTCCCGAAAAGAAGAGTAAACAACAGCCATCGGAGCTGTTTCGTAATAAAGGTTCACGCTATAAGTCACCGAAGCTTTTCCGCAACGGCCAGCTGGTTCCGGATACCGAAGGGCTGTATGGCCCCGACCTGGTGACTGATTACATCCTCGATTTTATCGAGCGCAAACAGGACGAACCCTTTCTGGTTTATTACCCAATGTTCCTCGTTCACAGTCCCTTCGATCCGACACCGTTGAGTCCGGATTGGGAAGTGACGGACAAGGACCGGGGAGGTCTGGCCCATTTCCGGGAAATGGTCAGTTACATGGACAAGAATGTAGGGCGAATTGTCACCATACTTGATCAGCTCGGTCTGCGGGAAAATACACTTATCCTGGTTACAGGCGACAATGGTACGAATAAAGCGATCACATCGCCCTTTCCCGGTCGCGGTGAAATTCAGGGCGGTAAAGGTTTGCTGACCGATGCCGGTACCCGGGTGGCCTTCGTCGCGAATTGGTTGGGACAAATTGAAGCGGGAACGACGATGGACTCACTGGTCGATTTTGCGGATGTGCTGCCCACGATCGGAGACGTCACAGGATCCACTATTCCAGATGGAAGCGACGGACAGAGTTTTCTTCCCCTGCTGCACGGCGACACCAGCAAAGCCCGACCCTATAATTTCATATCTTATTCGAGCGGGGGTCCGAAGGATGCTCCCTTCCGTTGTTTTGTCCGGGATCAGCGGTGGAAACTCTACGCCGACGGACGACTCTTCGACGTGCCAAATGATTGGCTCGAAGCGTCACCCGCCAATGGTCCCGAGGCAGACAAGGCCCGCAAGCGCTTGCAACCCATTCTCGACCGTATCCTCAAAGATGCTCCGGCAGGATACATTCAATACGATCCCAAGGCGACTCCTCCACCCGACCAGGAATAA
- a CDS encoding sigma-70 family RNA polymerase sigma factor, with translation MTDCLSEENQWFADHLHPHEPMLRAWLRSRFARDLDLDDIVQEAYLRVLKAYKEKPILAPKAFLFATARNIALNAVRAAAVRGENIHYKGDDFDMLDNGEDIHEIIERNQELETLTLAIQTLPKRCRQIFTLYKVYGMLPREIAKELELSDTTVYNQLYIGLDKCTKFIQSRNRIQLS, from the coding sequence ATGACTGACTGTCTTTCAGAGGAAAATCAATGGTTTGCGGATCATTTACATCCGCATGAACCTATGCTCCGGGCATGGTTAAGGAGTCGATTTGCCCGGGATTTGGATCTGGATGATATTGTTCAGGAAGCTTACCTGCGGGTATTGAAGGCTTATAAGGAGAAGCCAATTTTGGCACCGAAGGCTTTTCTATTTGCAACAGCACGAAATATTGCACTCAACGCAGTCCGCGCAGCGGCCGTTCGTGGCGAAAACATTCACTACAAGGGTGATGATTTTGACATGCTCGATAACGGAGAGGATATCCACGAAATTATTGAGCGAAACCAGGAGCTCGAAACTCTGACACTCGCCATACAGACTCTTCCGAAACGTTGTAGGCAGATTTTCACCTTATATAAGGTCTACGGCATGCTGCCACGAGAGATTGCCAAGGAACTGGAGCTTTCCGACACCACGGTCTACAACCAACTTTATATCGGGCTGGATAAATGCACGAAATTTATCCAGAGTCGCAACAGGATACAGTTATCATGA
- a CDS encoding sulfatase: protein MKSLFRVFNFGVLVVLTLSFAVLDTAAKRPNVLMICVDDLNDWVGCLGGHPQVKTPNIDSLAERGLLFENAHCAAPVCNPSRLALLSGLDPTTTGVYGNSSYWPYNHPSLLTIPRQFKSHGYRVEGGGKVFHHTPGHNPPDQWHYFFKQRWDDPYHRYPAGSLKSLGGWPKPVVKWPEGFPLNGLENVRNPVQSPPGGPREFDWGPLDKGLMETGDGRAVAWADQFLDMEHTDPFFLAVGIFRPHLPWYAPEPYFDMYPLDEIVMPILKEDDLDDLPESGKQMAQSSKPDFDYLKSQGRYPEAVQAYLASISMADALLGELLKSLNASAYATNTIIVLWSDHGWHLGEKEHWHKFTLWERSTRVPFIVVAPGKTTPGQRSSRPVGLIDIFPTLNELCGLDPVEGLDGISLVPLLENPNRVWDRPALTTHGPGNYSVRSQDFRYIRYRDGGEELYDHRSDPNEWNNLAADPQFADLKATLSKRMPVKATPQIESNNEVEFDPWAFTFRLKKVEE, encoded by the coding sequence TTGAAATCACTTTTCAGAGTTTTTAACTTCGGAGTGTTGGTCGTTTTAACTTTGAGTTTTGCCGTATTGGATACCGCGGCCAAACGCCCAAACGTGCTGATGATTTGTGTGGACGACTTGAATGATTGGGTCGGCTGCCTAGGCGGGCATCCCCAGGTCAAGACGCCGAATATTGATAGCTTGGCGGAGCGGGGTTTGCTTTTCGAAAATGCGCATTGCGCGGCTCCGGTTTGCAATCCTTCGCGTCTGGCTCTCTTGAGCGGTCTGGATCCGACGACAACGGGTGTGTATGGGAATAGCTCCTATTGGCCTTACAACCACCCGAGTCTCCTGACCATTCCCAGGCAGTTCAAATCACATGGCTATCGAGTGGAGGGTGGGGGCAAGGTTTTTCATCACACGCCGGGCCATAATCCGCCTGATCAGTGGCATTATTTTTTCAAGCAGCGTTGGGACGATCCCTACCATCGCTATCCCGCGGGTAGTTTGAAGTCGTTGGGTGGTTGGCCGAAACCTGTAGTGAAGTGGCCGGAGGGGTTCCCCTTAAACGGTCTGGAGAATGTGCGAAACCCGGTTCAATCCCCACCCGGCGGTCCCCGTGAATTTGACTGGGGGCCACTGGATAAAGGATTGATGGAAACAGGAGATGGCAGGGCCGTTGCCTGGGCCGATCAATTTCTCGATATGGAGCACACAGACCCTTTCTTTCTGGCGGTGGGAATTTTCAGACCGCATCTGCCATGGTATGCGCCAGAACCCTATTTCGATATGTATCCGCTCGACGAAATCGTGATGCCAATCCTCAAGGAAGACGATCTGGATGACCTGCCGGAATCGGGGAAACAAATGGCCCAAAGCAGCAAACCCGATTTTGATTATCTGAAGTCGCAAGGCCGGTACCCTGAAGCGGTTCAAGCGTATTTGGCGAGCATCTCCATGGCAGATGCGCTGCTGGGTGAGTTGTTGAAATCCCTGAATGCCAGCGCTTATGCAACTAACACCATCATAGTGCTTTGGTCCGACCATGGATGGCATTTGGGTGAAAAGGAACACTGGCACAAATTTACCTTGTGGGAACGCAGCACCCGGGTTCCTTTTATCGTGGTCGCTCCCGGAAAGACCACACCAGGCCAGCGAAGTTCGCGACCGGTAGGACTGATCGATATTTTCCCTACTTTGAACGAGCTCTGCGGACTCGATCCTGTGGAAGGTCTGGATGGAATCAGTCTGGTGCCTCTGCTGGAAAATCCAAACCGTGTATGGGATCGGCCGGCTCTAACCACGCATGGCCCCGGGAACTATTCGGTCAGGTCCCAAGATTTCAGGTACATTCGCTACCGTGATGGCGGGGAAGAATTATATGATCACAGAAGCGATCCCAATGAATGGAACAACCTTGCTGCGGATCCACAATTTGCCGACCTGAAAGCTACACTTTCCAAAAGAATGCCCGTCAAGGCCACGCCGCAAATCGAATCCAACAACGAAGTCGAATTTGACCCTTGGGCCTTCACCTTTCGCCTGAAAAAAGTTGAGGAATGA
- a CDS encoding FecR domain-containing protein, which translates to MSKESQNPEERPKDIEASKWAIKQSIGFTAEEQDAFFEWLAADPEHAEAFSRRRQVWSELDSLAEWRPEHSLKPNPDLLQASSSKDRSNSFGNIILFVTGLAAAVVIGFVSWNVVSKEEVSKSIQLAAGGFALRYERHRLEDGSIVELNRGSQALVEFSKNMRQVTLESGEAHFTITKDPDRPFIVNARGVAVQAIGTIFNVQIKEDSVSVLVTEGRVAVDHRDTETFDQPLDLLGVPTQHLSAGQRSVFDLKTAEPEALVQTVSTVEIEQQLSWLKQVLSFQAAPLSDIVNEFNRRNYTQITIEDPEIRGLELTGAFVPNNVDAFVKVLEVTQGIEGEKVGESVIVLRKKR; encoded by the coding sequence ATGAGTAAGGAATCACAGAACCCCGAAGAGCGGCCTAAGGACATTGAGGCATCTAAGTGGGCGATAAAGCAAAGCATAGGGTTCACCGCTGAGGAACAGGACGCATTTTTTGAATGGCTTGCTGCAGATCCCGAGCACGCTGAAGCATTTTCTAGACGTCGCCAGGTTTGGAGCGAATTGGATTCACTGGCGGAGTGGCGACCCGAGCACAGCCTTAAACCTAATCCTGATTTGTTACAGGCCTCCTCCTCTAAGGACCGTTCAAATTCCTTTGGTAATATAATTCTTTTTGTGACTGGATTAGCCGCTGCCGTGGTAATTGGATTCGTTTCCTGGAATGTTGTGAGTAAAGAGGAGGTTTCTAAATCGATACAACTTGCAGCAGGAGGTTTCGCATTAAGGTATGAGCGGCATCGCTTGGAAGATGGCTCCATTGTGGAGTTAAATCGAGGTTCTCAAGCACTGGTTGAATTTTCAAAAAATATGCGGCAGGTAACGCTCGAATCGGGCGAGGCCCACTTTACCATAACTAAAGACCCGGATCGTCCTTTCATTGTGAATGCCCGTGGTGTTGCTGTTCAAGCCATTGGTACCATCTTCAATGTTCAAATCAAAGAGGATTCCGTAAGCGTGTTGGTCACCGAGGGACGTGTGGCTGTTGACCACCGGGATACTGAGACCTTCGATCAGCCTCTCGATTTGCTGGGTGTTCCTACCCAGCATTTGTCTGCTGGTCAGCGATCCGTGTTCGATCTGAAAACGGCAGAACCTGAAGCGTTGGTCCAAACAGTTTCGACCGTGGAAATCGAGCAACAACTCTCCTGGTTGAAACAAGTCCTTAGTTTCCAGGCTGCTCCTCTTTCAGACATCGTTAATGAATTTAATCGCCGAAACTATACTCAGATTACGATCGAAGATCCTGAAATCAGGGGGCTGGAATTGACGGGAGCATTTGTGCCTAACAATGTAGATGCCTTTGTTAAGGTTTTGGAAGTCACTCAGGGCATTGAGGGCGAGAAGGTAGGCGAGTCTGTTATTGTTCTTCGCAAAAAACGTTAA
- a CDS encoding tripartite tricarboxylate transporter permease, whose amino-acid sequence MIDYSAAFDGLTQLFSNPSYWLIIIPGILIGLLFGAVPGLQISMAMAIFLPVTLYMDFIQAMLFLTSIFTGGGFGGSIPAILMNIPGTSSSIATSFDGYPMTRKGQHNTALGIALGASCIGVIIGYSILFILIGPISKLVLKIGPAEMAVVILWGITLIGTLSGGSLLKGIISGMIGLLIGTVGYSEAGVSRGTMGSPYLLDGIPAIPAMIGMFAAAELFKLAKTNYLVEDSEARIVSIREIFSGFKKTISYPWIILKGSLVGVFIGSVPGVGSSIANLVSYMLTKKQAANPKSFGQGNPAGVVASESANSTSEAGSMATLLALGIPGGGATAVMLAAFAMHNITGGPQFIREETDIVYAIIFANFGQAVLLMGLGLLFIPILANVVKVPMRYLVPSVLALAIFGAFGLTGDMSGPITVMIFSIVGWLFKRFNYSVPAAVVGILLGGMAEESLIYSYQISGGQWSYLLERPVTLFILALLFFSLFGNVLVEKLTNSQRS is encoded by the coding sequence ATGATCGATTATTCAGCAGCGTTCGATGGACTGACGCAATTGTTTTCAAATCCTTCCTACTGGTTGATTATTATTCCGGGTATTCTTATCGGATTATTATTCGGAGCCGTGCCGGGGTTACAAATCTCCATGGCCATGGCAATATTCCTGCCAGTGACTCTGTATATGGATTTCATACAAGCCATGCTTTTCCTGACCTCCATATTCACTGGTGGAGGATTTGGAGGAAGCATCCCTGCCATTCTGATGAACATTCCCGGAACCTCCTCTTCTATTGCAACGTCGTTTGATGGATATCCTATGACGCGAAAGGGTCAGCACAACACCGCGCTTGGGATTGCATTAGGTGCTTCGTGTATTGGAGTCATAATCGGATACAGCATCTTGTTTATTCTCATTGGTCCTATTTCAAAACTGGTCCTAAAAATCGGCCCGGCAGAAATGGCTGTCGTGATCCTTTGGGGAATAACCCTAATCGGAACCTTGAGCGGTGGCAGCCTTTTGAAAGGAATCATTTCCGGGATGATTGGCTTATTGATTGGAACGGTTGGTTATAGTGAAGCAGGAGTGTCTCGAGGAACCATGGGAAGTCCTTATCTGCTTGACGGCATTCCGGCTATTCCAGCGATGATTGGAATGTTTGCGGCCGCCGAACTGTTCAAACTTGCCAAGACGAACTATCTGGTCGAGGACAGCGAAGCCAGGATTGTAAGCATAAGGGAAATATTTTCCGGATTCAAAAAAACGATTAGTTATCCGTGGATTATTCTGAAGGGTAGTTTGGTAGGCGTATTTATAGGATCGGTACCTGGTGTGGGTTCATCCATTGCCAATTTGGTTTCATACATGCTTACCAAGAAACAAGCCGCCAATCCGAAGTCGTTTGGACAAGGCAATCCTGCGGGAGTAGTCGCTTCAGAATCGGCCAACAGCACCTCTGAGGCAGGGTCCATGGCGACCTTACTAGCCTTGGGAATTCCGGGTGGCGGAGCAACTGCGGTTATGTTGGCTGCTTTCGCGATGCACAACATCACAGGCGGGCCTCAATTTATTCGGGAAGAAACAGACATTGTCTACGCTATTATTTTTGCCAATTTCGGACAGGCGGTATTACTCATGGGGCTTGGTCTGCTTTTTATCCCGATACTGGCAAATGTAGTAAAAGTCCCCATGCGCTACTTGGTGCCTTCCGTGCTCGCGTTGGCCATTTTTGGAGCCTTCGGATTGACCGGAGATATGTCGGGGCCGATAACTGTTATGATTTTTTCCATAGTTGGCTGGTTGTTCAAACGCTTCAATTACTCCGTTCCAGCAGCGGTCGTTGGAATACTCCTTGGCGGAATGGCTGAAGAATCATTGATTTACTCTTATCAGATCAGCGGTGGTCAATGGAGCTACCTGTTAGAACGGCCTGTTACTCTATTTATTCTGGCGCTTCTTTTCTTCTCTTTATTTGGAAACGTGTTGGTTGAAAAGCTGACTAACAGCCAGCGGTCTTAA
- a CDS encoding carbohydrate-binding family 9-like protein: MTTSIIKSTTHLASGWLILTTLLFASCGKMDDPSDSANKLTFQELEVDMPIGDWAGIEKVFSEAEAINYAEVWVEAPSPNFRPAEARVLWHSDGLWILAKLEDEDIYNTATKLNDPTWEMGDVFEIFLVTPGSERYLEFHVTTGNVHLQIVWPDFQAISELRAKGIRAVDYMVEEPLLTSWVDVDHENHRWTVLAKVNAEAITTHGPLTPGMVLKTSFSRYDRFQDREKIIFSSTSPHKKINYHIQSDWKDYELIPR; encoded by the coding sequence ATGACCACGAGTATAATAAAAAGCACAACTCATCTCGCATCTGGATGGTTGATTCTTACAACTCTCCTTTTCGCGTCATGCGGCAAAATGGATGACCCAAGTGATTCGGCGAACAAACTCACCTTTCAGGAGTTGGAGGTAGACATGCCGATCGGGGATTGGGCAGGGATCGAAAAAGTATTTTCCGAGGCAGAAGCAATTAACTATGCCGAAGTCTGGGTGGAGGCTCCCAGTCCGAATTTCCGCCCGGCCGAAGCCAGGGTTCTGTGGCATTCTGATGGCCTTTGGATCCTGGCCAAATTGGAGGACGAAGACATCTACAACACAGCCACAAAGTTAAATGATCCCACCTGGGAAATGGGCGACGTGTTTGAAATATTCCTCGTTACCCCCGGCAGTGAACGTTACCTCGAATTCCACGTGACGACTGGAAATGTTCACTTACAAATTGTCTGGCCTGATTTCCAGGCGATCAGCGAGCTGAGGGCGAAAGGAATACGTGCGGTAGACTATATGGTGGAGGAGCCACTACTGACCAGCTGGGTTGACGTGGACCATGAAAACCACCGTTGGACCGTTCTGGCCAAAGTGAATGCCGAAGCCATCACCACTCATGGCCCACTCACGCCGGGTATGGTGCTGAAGACTTCATTTTCGCGCTACGACAGATTTCAGGACAGAGAGAAAATCATTTTCTCCTCAACCTCTCCGCATAAGAAAATCAATTACCACATCCAGAGTGACTGGAAGGACTACGAACTCATTCCTCGATAG
- a CDS encoding tripartite tricarboxylate transporter TctB family protein, whose protein sequence is MNKIKKSFSGNQIADLVVLLVLSSLVVWYFFDAHTASTHVLNLILILPLTGLILVLCLIQFVRQGFRRLPEEEEVEPVTSVLPVIGIFVMYTLTLPWLGFDVGTGIFIAVFLWFNGERRWPWIIGYAVCFASIVSLFFAAMLPYPMPMLVFPS, encoded by the coding sequence GTGAACAAAATCAAAAAATCATTCAGTGGTAATCAGATTGCGGATCTTGTGGTGCTGTTGGTTCTTTCAAGTTTGGTAGTATGGTACTTTTTTGACGCTCATACTGCTTCGACCCATGTCCTTAATTTGATACTTATTCTGCCACTTACGGGCCTCATCTTGGTTCTGTGTTTGATTCAGTTTGTTCGTCAGGGATTTCGTCGGTTACCTGAAGAAGAGGAAGTTGAACCTGTAACAAGTGTACTTCCTGTTATAGGTATTTTTGTGATGTATACACTTACTTTGCCCTGGCTTGGATTTGATGTAGGTACTGGAATATTTATCGCTGTGTTCCTTTGGTTCAATGGCGAGCGGCGGTGGCCCTGGATTATTGGTTATGCGGTGTGCTTCGCTTCCATCGTCTCATTGTTTTTTGCAGCCATGCTTCCTTATCCCATGCCCATGTTAGTCTTTCCGTCATGA
- a CDS encoding tripartite tricarboxylate transporter substrate binding protein: MKQSTICGETFMSLSCLYLLIGSCFLIVFPDTSVAQDYPDKPVTMVVAFGVGGSADRMARAMSTTVSEELGQPIQVINKMGAGTLLGANYVLGQPPDGYTVFANTFSPYLLNTILEGNAKYTVGDFAYINFQWFDEDLIALYQGSKFRDLPELIQGIRDKPKTIKASVVRGSAGHLMAKLLLEVSGIPQENLNLVTYNSGGQARAAVAGGVVDFIVISATGSETIREYIRPLAIVSHEANDEWNAPSINEALKPLGVSVPVLPGSARGFATTAEFKHQHPERFNILVSAFQRALQDEELQRQLKRSDIGSRWTGPEESEKIMETSFTIFKDYSYLLKL, translated from the coding sequence ATGAAGCAATCAACCATTTGTGGAGAGACGTTTATGAGCCTGTCTTGCCTTTATTTGTTAATCGGGTCATGCTTCCTGATTGTATTTCCCGATACGAGTGTCGCTCAGGATTATCCTGATAAACCTGTGACGATGGTGGTAGCATTCGGGGTCGGAGGCAGTGCGGATCGGATGGCTCGTGCCATGTCGACTACCGTATCCGAGGAGCTGGGGCAGCCCATCCAGGTAATAAATAAAATGGGAGCTGGAACGTTGCTGGGAGCGAACTATGTATTGGGGCAACCACCTGATGGATACACTGTATTTGCGAATACCTTCTCTCCATACCTCCTGAATACGATTCTTGAAGGGAATGCCAAATATACGGTAGGCGATTTTGCCTACATAAATTTTCAATGGTTTGATGAAGACTTGATTGCGCTTTACCAAGGGTCAAAGTTTCGCGATTTACCTGAACTCATTCAGGGCATTCGCGACAAACCAAAAACAATCAAGGCCTCAGTGGTTCGCGGCTCCGCCGGGCATTTAATGGCCAAGCTTCTTCTTGAAGTGAGTGGGATTCCTCAAGAAAATCTCAACCTGGTTACTTACAATAGCGGTGGCCAGGCCCGTGCCGCTGTTGCGGGTGGAGTGGTGGACTTTATCGTTATCAGTGCTACGGGGTCCGAAACCATCCGGGAGTATATCCGACCATTAGCGATTGTAAGCCATGAGGCAAATGATGAATGGAATGCACCTTCCATAAATGAGGCCTTGAAACCATTGGGTGTCTCAGTGCCTGTTCTTCCTGGGTCGGCGAGAGGTTTCGCGACTACCGCCGAATTCAAGCACCAGCATCCCGAACGCTTTAACATTCTTGTCTCTGCATTTCAACGAGCATTGCAGGATGAAGAACTTCAGCGACAATTAAAGCGTTCAGATATTGGAAGTCGATGGACAGGGCCCGAAGAATCTGAGAAAATTATGGAGACAAGTTTTACGATTTTTAAAGACTATTCCTATTTGTTGAAGTTGTAG